The genome window CAGAAGGAGCATGTGTGCGGGGTTGGGGGGGcgaagggttggggggggggaggttattTAGACGGACAAGCAGCTCCTTAAATAACACATGGGGGGGGGTCGTCCTTGTAACCTGGAAAGTATTCCTAGTAATGTCCTTTTCTTAGTCGCCACGCACTTCAATGAGTTCATGTGTATTCTGGATACTCGCACAAATGAGTTTTCCACTCCGGTGGGAGATAGTAATGTCAGCCGGAAAGAAATGGTGTgggggacgacgacgacatGGTGTTGGTCGTGTGAGGATTAGCGAACACCTTCAATGACATTGCAAGTTTGTTGATGGAGTCACATCTTACAATGTAGTGTCACGGACAAGatgataaagtgtgtgtgtgtgtgtgtgtgtgtgtgtgtgtagaaggtgaACGGCTCCCCCTTCATGACCAACGACGCTGGCTTCGCCCTAGCCTACGCCGTCATCATGCTGAACACAGACCAGCACAACAACAACGTGCGCAAGCAGAACATTCCCATGACCATcgaggtgagcacacacacacaccgacacccaAAACCTTATAGACCACTCCTGGGATTCAAATACATCacagattccccccccccacacacacacacacacactctcttctaTGAAATCGGTCGGTCTTCCACCGATCCGTTATCGTGGTCTTGTAAAGGTTTACTGGTGGTGAACATGAGAGATCTCCTCATGGGAACGTTCAAGCTGGTCTCAAGACGCCGTGTCTCGCAGGCAGGGAGCGGAGCTCGGCCGCCAGAGCACACATTTGTCCGAGCGCCTCGCTGGAGCCTCTGATGGGGTCTTAAAGAGCCGCCGTGACAGCTGTGCCCAGCGGTGGTCGAGGCGATGAGGTCATCCTGCTTAGTCATGTGAACAGGCGgcaggggcggggagggggttggggggggggggggggggggaggggtatggacgggggggggggggggggttggggtggggcaGTAGCCTGGCTGTCTGTTTGAGTGACAGCGCCTGAAGACTAAACCCAAGTCCCACGGGCTTTTGATGAGAGTGCGGGTGGGCCactctcactgacacacacacacacacacttactagaCAGTCTGACATGCACGCACAAGAACTCAAATAGAaaaacagacacatacacacacactcatacccaTCAGACATTTGGTGTTGTAGTCTGTTTGAAGTATTCCGAGACATTCCCAAAGCTAAGTCGCAATTTGGTGGAATGGAATTCCAAGCTGCCCAGAGAACAACAAAGTTTGTGACCCCAACATTTTTGGATAGGGCAATAAAAGCGCCATCATTCCATTCACTAACTTGCCTACCACCATCGTGAATCGCAGAGCAGATACAGTAGAAGCACCTCTCTCAAAGTCTTAAAACGACATGAGCACACATTACACTGTTAACTCATATAACTCTTAGCCTCTTTTGTTGAAGAAATAATTGCAGTTGTTTGATTATTCATCAGTTGGGGCCACTTCAAATCCTATTCAGTTCATAGCAGAAgtcgttttattttttatgctaGTTTAGAATATGACCCCTGCAACATTTTGGCCCCTCAGATCAGTCACCGTAGACCGGGGAGGGGGAagatctcccctctctgtcggTCCTGTGATGACTTGGCAGCCGACACGTCCAGCTGCCTTATCTCCATTGGCGGCTATTGTTACCATCTTTTACTCCTGGGACCCAGAATATATGAGAGTGTGGGTGTGACCCCTAATCCCTCTGctccctgaccctccctccactctcctctccttctccttctccctctcactttctctctctctctctctctctctctctctctctctctctctctctctctctctctctctctctttctctctctctctctctctctctctctctctctctctctctctctctctctctctctctctctctctctctctctcttcctctcactttctctctctctccctctctctctccatctcttctcactctctttctctctctcttcctctctctctcctctctctctcctctctctctctctcctcctctctctctctctctctctctgtctccccctctctactctctatgtttatttctctgtctgtctctctcgctgtggCAAGTCTCCTGTTTCCCTTTTTGGTTTACCTGCCATTAGCCCCCAGCATGGTGCCAACCCAGAGTCTCACTGCTGTCAGGTCAACACAGGGCGGATATGTTTATTTGTAGGGGGATCTTGGCTCCAATCCCTGTTTGACTCGCATCACAACCGGACCGTATTAAGTGACACGCGTGGATAAACCCCCTTAATTGCTGGATGCTCAATTAGGAGAAGCGTCTGATGCCGAAAGGGTTGGATGTCAgcgctaagctagctagctgagaCGCGATGATGGATATGTTGATGGTGGAGGGCTTGGCCGATGGCCGCGGTGTTGACTGTGTGCGATGTATGATTTGATTGGGAATAAAGACTTGTCACTGATCGGTACGgatggttgttttgttttggggggCGGCTTCTTGCAGCAATTCAAGAAGAATCTGAAGGGTGTCAACGGCTCCAAAGACTTTGACCAGGACATGCTGGAGGACATTTACAACGCCATTAAGTAAGTGGAAGTCCAAGTTTAAAGGAGGCAGATAACAGTTTGTAACGTGGAGGCATTGTGTATAGTCGCTCCAGGTACATCACGTGAGTGATATAGGCCGAGAATGTTTCAGTGTACAGATGCATATAtacgtacagacacacacacacacttaacgcACCCTTCCCCGGCCGTTTGGTTTCTCCTTCAGGAACGAGGAGATTGTGATGCCCGACGAGCAGTCGGGCCTGGTGAAGGAGAACTACGTGTGGAGCGTGTTGCTGCACCGCGGCGTCACCCCCGAGGGCGTGTTCCTGCACGTGCCGGCCGGCAGCTACGACCACGACCTGTTCACCATGACCTGGGGCCCCACCATCGCCGCCCTGTCCTATGTGTTTGACAAGAGCCTGGATGACACCATCATCCAGAAGGCCATCACAGGCTTCAGGTACAGCAGGCTTCAGGCACAGCAGGCTTCAGGTACAGCAGGCTTCAGGTACAGCTCGCTTCAGGTACAGCAGGCTTCAGGCACAGCAGGCTTCAGGTACAGCTCGCTTCAGGTACAGCTCGCTTCAGGTACAGCTCGCTTCAGGTACAGCAGGCTTCAGGTACAGCAGGCTTTAGGTACAGAAAGCTTCAGGTACAGCTGGCTTCAGACATAGCAGGCTTCAGACATAGCAGGCTTCAGGTACAGCAGGCTTCAGATACAGCAGGATTCAGGTACAGCAGGCTTCAGGTACAGCAGGCTTCAGGTACAGCAGGCTTCAGGTACAGCAGGCTTCAGGTACAGCAGGCTTCAGGTACAGCAGGCTTCAGGTACAGCAGGCTTCGCAGAAGGGTTGGGCCGAGTCACGTAGAGCGCAGTAGATCGGCGGTGTCATCCGAAAGGTTATTGCTGTCTTTGGGAAGATCCATATAACCAGTGACTGGGATTAGGATTGGGTATAGAACGTCGACTATTCCCCAAATAACGCTGTTTAGGGTACTTCTAGCCCAGTCGCTGTGATAACCTGCCAGGGCTTACAGTTAGCCATGTACTTTCAAATGGGATCGTTAGCTGCATATGAAgaattaaaacaatgtcaatttTTCTCTTTTCAGGAAATGTGCCATGATATCAGCCCATTATGGATTCAGTGATGTGTTTGATAACCTGATCATCTCCCTCTGCAAATTCACCACACTCAGCAGCGAGGTGGTTAAACCCCATGCAATTTCCGACACCACACACTCCATTTATGAACCAGCTACACTACACGCAAATTGACCACCTGATATTTCTCTGGCAAAGACTACATTGTGCGTCAAGAACCGCGGCCGGTaatctgaccctgtgtgtgttcctcctcaGTCGGTGGAGAACCTGCCCACGGTGTTTGGCAGTAACGGGAAGGCCCAGGTGGCGGCGAAGACGGTGTTCCACCTGGCGCATCGTCATGGAGACATCCTgcgggagggatggaagaacaTCATGGACTCCATGTTGCAGCTGTTCAGGGCCGAGCTCCTGCCCAAGGCCATGGTCGAGGTCAGGCAGGCGTGAATGGAAACGCTTGTGTTTTCGACCTACGAGTGGAATGCCCACTGGAGGCGGATGCTAGTGCAGTGCCCGTTGTCGCCTCGCCAGATCCATGGCTCCCTCGCCTAGTGCAGCTCAACGCGTTTATGTATTCAgggtttctttctttctcgtgAACCGCTCCTCCAAGCCTGTTCACAGGCCACGCCGCACGTCTTTGCGTCCTGATTAATATACCTGACACATTTCTACTTCATACAGTGCCCACTTCTCACAATACATtctccagaaacacacacacattcttcccTTTATAGTTTGATCATTTGTATATATACAGTGTTTTTTAATACTTAACATACCGAGTGTTTTAATTTCTTGAAATGGAACAATAAGCTGTTTCTTTTAGTTCAAAAATCGTTGTTGTGAGATGTAGAGCAAACATTGTTCTGCTGGCCAGactaacttgtgtgtgtgagctgctgTCACCTACTGGCTGGTCTCAGTATCTTCTTCTATTCCATACAGGTGGAGGATTTCGTGGAACCCAATGGAAAGATTTCCCTTCAAAGAGAAGAGACGCCGTCAAATCGGTACTACGTCTTGCTATTTGCAGCCCTTTCATCTAAGCCTTTATCTAAACAAGAGAATCGCAAACCCTGTTTCCTCACTCAACAACCCACCCCTTTTTTTACTTGACCCATTTGTTGATGTGCTTGTCATAACTTGGCTGTCATTCTCcccgtctcactctctctctctgtctctctctctcgttctctctctcgttctctctctctcgttctctctctctctctctccctctctcttgctctccctccctcctctctcaggggCGAGTCAGCAGTGCTTAGCTTCGTCAACTGGCTGACGCTGAGTGGAGCCGAGCAGTCAGGGCTTCGAGGCCCCTCCACTGAGAACCAGGAGGCCAAGCAGGCGGCCATGCTGTGTATCAAGGTACCCAGGCTGGAGCATCCTCTCCCGCCACTGTGTCTCAGATAAAACACCCTTCGGACGCCTGGTGCCGATTGATACTTTCAATTCCAGTAGGCCACATTTTCCGCATTGTACAAGGAGAACTTCTACTTACTTGATGAGAACGTTTCCGAGCCCCCGATTTCCGTACAACCTTTTCGAGGTGGTCttacaacacacactcaaactgtCTGTTCTGCCCTCTAGCAATGTGACCCAGAGAAGCTGGTCACTGAGAGTAAATTCCTCCAGTTGGAATCTCTACACGAACTGATGAAGGTAACCTTTTAGAACCACGTGTGCCTGATAAGCCTTTTAAATGAGGGTGAGCCAGTCGAAATGTTAGACTgtgaacactgtgtgtgtgtgtccaggccctGATATCAGTCACACCTGATGAGGAGACCTACGACGAAGAGGACGCTGCCTTCTGTCTGGAAATGCTGCTGCGCATCGTGTTGGAGAACAGGTACACCACAACCTGTGTGTCGCTCGTGGGTGATCTGGAACATGTGCATGTTCTACGAGCATTTCAGAGCTTTCCAACTGGGTCTCCGGGCATcagtatgaagtgtgtgtgtgtgtccagggaccGCGTGTCGTGTGTGTGGCAGACGGTGCGAGACCACCTGTGCCACCTGTGTGTCCACGCCACCGAGAGCTGCTTCCTGGTGGAGAGGGCTGTGGTCGGACTCCTCCGATTGGCCATCCGCCTGCTGCGACGAGAGGACATCAGCTCTcaggtacactcacacacgctctctcacgcacacgcacacacacacatatatataaaacATTGTAGCGCACCTGCTTGACCATGAGCTCTGATTTAGGTTGATGTTGTTTTCCCCTCATGGCAGTGATGAGTGCTTTGATAAGCCCATCGTGGGGCCATCTGTTTGTAGGTATCATGTGTTTGTGATGACTTGTCCTGTTTTCATCTAGTTCCCTTCCTTATCAGATTTTGAGTACACTtgtaacatatatatatttttgttgttgttgctggtaTTCAATTATTGTACACTAATCTTTGGCATAACATTGCATTCTGTAATGTTTCCCATTTGAAAAGACTTTAAGAGCGACCTTCTAAAAAAATATACCAATCCGTTACGCAATGATCATCCGGGTCAATAGGGCAATCACGTAATAAACTAGGACAATTCCTTTGTCCAGGGGATTTGTTTATAAACTGGGACGGCCTCTTTAGAAATCTTATGTCGCGAGGACATGAACCCTCAACCTGTGCCCGTGGTCAGCAGGAATCCACACGTTGCTTCACTTGTATCCTCAGAGCGTTCCTCAGAATCAGCTTGCCAAGTCTACCTTTCACGTACAAACAATGTGTCTGACAGGAGCTTCAGTACCCACGAGCAAGACATGGATAAGAATAAAAAAGACAGAGAtaagaataaaacaaaatacatggatcatttaaaaaacaatgtacagacacacaggcataccTACATACACTCCTACACATACATGCCTGGTGCAAATCGAACGCAATGACACCCCCTAacgccaccccctccccccccacctctctcgtACACGTGCAACACTGAGCACGTGACCAAAGAACCGCCCtgtaacccctcctccctccctccaggtgctCCTGTCCCTGCGCCTGCTGCTCATGATGAAGCCCCACGTCCTGTCCAGGGTGAGTCGGGAGGTGGCCTACGGCCTCCACGAGCTGCTGAAGACCAACGCCGCCAACATCCACTGCACCGAGCACTGGTACACGCTCTTCTCCCTGCTGGAGTGCATCGGGGCAGGGATCAAacccccagcctccttccaaaTGGCCAGTGCCAACCCCGACCCGGACACAGGTCAGACATATGCATGCACGTTTGCGTTGgctttgatttaaaaaaaaaaaaaaatgggggggtggggggggttgagcCTTACGCACACTCCTACTGAACTGGACTCCCAGGTCATGAATACATGGTGGTTTGTGTCCCCCCCAGGAGCCCAGTCGGACAGCGAGCTGTCCTCCCACCACCCCAGCGAGGTGAGCCTCGACCGAGGCTACACCTCCGACTCGGAGGTCTACACCGAGCACGGCAAGTCCAGGATGCCCCGCTCCATCACCGACGTCGACGTGGCCAGCAGCGGCTGGCTGGTGGTGAGTGGTTATAGAGGACgcgcacactctctcacacacacacacatgctgttgaACACAAATACATTCCATACATTCAagtttcatacaagaattcaaACTCCCGCAGCGGTTCTTTGGGACTTTTATATGACTTTACTTATCCATCATGTCCGTGAAGTTCATGCCCTTGTATCTAGAAGTGCTGGAGGTTTGATCTCTTCGTGACTCGAATGTTGCGCTTTGCGTCGCCAGGTTGGTAAAGATGACCTGGAAAGGCCTGCGTTGGCGGCGGCGGTGAGCTCCAAGCCCCTGAACCATCCGCTGGTGAACCAGTACAGCCTGACCCTGGGCCAGGACATGGGCCAGCACGACACCAAGTCCCTCATCAAGTGCGTGGAGTCGCTGTCCTTCGTCGTCAGGGACGCGGCGCACGTCACCCCGGAGAACTTTGAGCTGTGCGTCAAAGCCATCCGCGTGTTTGTGGAGGCCAGCCTGAACGGAGGTACTGCTTCCTGTTTCGGACAATGTCACTTCCTCTTTGTTGGTGAATGGTTTGGAAGTTTGTTCTTGTGATTCGAtatttattttgggggggggggggggagagaggttctATGTAAAGTGTGTTTCCTGTTACGACCAATTGTACAAGAATAAATTGACATCTTAATACGTGTTTGTAAGGGTTTCTTTGGTAGTACAGTTCTTGCCGCAAGTGACTAGCCTGGTTCTGGGGCCTGTTTATTTAGGAAGACTCTTCAGAAGACTCTCgcgccacctctctctctcgcaactctttttctctccctggcttccctctcccaccctttcttatcctctctctcactcctttacctctcccccactccttttccctctctctctattcaccCTGTCTGTTTCGGATCTACAGCGCAGTAATACAGGGATTAGATGGGAAATTGCATTGGTGCACTTTCGCTCTGGCTCTGCTTATGGCTCTTTTCATCACCGGCCCTCCTCGCCCCAGGTCCTTGGatacacactgtcaacacagctTTAGACGCGCAAACAATAAAGTTTGGTCGATCAAAGGCCTTAGCTGAGCCTAGCACTGTATTAATCTGTATAGGAACCTAATGGCAGGCAGTCAGTCCTGAAACCTGCTATTAGTGATGTGGGTGATGTTGCCTGCGAAGGTTTGACATGAAAGGAATGTTTGGGTAACCCGGAAAACTGTGTGGCACAGGCTGTTTCTTTAAGTCGTACTTAAGTCTTTCGTTGTGAGAGTCTTCAAAGCCAGCGTCTCGTATTAATCCATCTAATTAAGACATCGTCTGCCAAAAGCATCACAAGAATCTGTTGGAAGATCCGTGTGCATAACAACGATCCTGATCTTTTGCGGTACTGCCTTGCAGTTCACCGCGGGGTGACGTTCATTTTTGAATCTCGGATGAAGTAGTGGGGATTCAAATGAGCCGTCCTCTCCACAAGTCTCGAAGGCTTTCCCATGAAGGCCATTTGGCACGATATTGCAGCACTCATCTCTCGAATGAAGCCTGAGCTTTACCCTTTTTTCAAAGACCCGAAAGCTTCCTCTGGAGACGAGCTGTCGTCGTCACCACCCGAGCGACACAAACCCAGTAGCGAGCGGTGAAGCGGCGTGTCTCGGGGCTACCGTCCTTCCAGCCGTCTTTCCATCTCAGCCCGCcccgctctgctctctccctcctccaggcttCAGGAGCCACGACAAGAAGAAGAGCCACAAGTACGACTCGTCCAAGTCCCGCCTGAGGAAGAAGGCCGGCGGCGGGGGCCGGGAGAAGGAGGCGGCGACCCGCCGGGCCAGGCCGTCCAGCCAGCGGCTGTCCCGCACGCACagcgacgaggaggaggacgagggcgtGCCGGCCAGCTACCACACGGTGTCTTTACAGGTTAGTCAGGATGTAAGTACAGCAGTCCTCTTTACGCTTCTCTACCTTTATGCCCTgtctcagaggggggggggggggggggaaggaacaTTCAGGAAGGCCACGTCCTGTGTTTGTAGTGATGTTCGTTTGGGGGGGGAAAACATGTACAAATATGACTAATAATATGAATATCTTTATtcatattattataattttatttTTGTGCATTGGTGTCAGACAAACGTCTTACTGAATGCCCAGGTAGGCCTACTACATGGTCTTTATTACTTCCTGTGTCCTCTACACGGAGCAAGCAGTTTAAAACGGCCTCGTGGAACGGACATCCGTGACCGTCGGGTGGGGTCTGTCCGGAACGGTTGTTAGAACTCTGACCTCTCCTGAATGCCCCCCCAGCTGTGCTGTTCTTCTGGTGTTTGgaatggggggggtgggggctgatcTTATATGGGGTGAGGGGTGTAGGTGTTTGCTATTGTTCTCTCCATAATACTCATGTAAAGGGGCTGAGCAGGGCTGGGCCTGAACGACAAGCGTTTGGTTGTCATGGAGTTGTCAAGGgatgttcagtgtttcccacacatagactaatgtgtggcggtgcgccacagaatcaacaccggccgccacatattgcgtttcgtaaaaaaacattttttttatcgctatttaggttaaaacacgcagcgtattcgttcagctgcatttcctttcccctgctctccctccgtctctctgtcactcatgcgtctttctcacatattcacacagtcacaacgtcaacacacgttagcaacaatgcatacatatgccgttctagtaagaccgacagctatatcagctagccttcagcattagtgccgttgctataagtcgaggaaagttgaggctacttttcgctaggtaccttactcacatttacatttagtcatttagcagacgctcttatccagagcgacttgcagtactcgaagtttccccttcggtcttttggtgagaagtctcaagagctagctacttacccggcgtcatggagccgacctgttaaatagttgtttagcactagcgttgctacatgcataatgcagaaatgatatgttagttgttgtaaattttgtgaaggtgtgaatcattttggattaatatttaatgtaacaaattattaacaaattaactgtgtaacgaattgttaacgaaggaattattacgacccccccccccccccccccccccgtctgacaacccccacccctccccgccacaattagttttctaatctgtgggaaacactggatgtTGTACGGGGGGATGGTGTTTGGGGAGAAAAGACTACGTTTACTGTAACTTGTTGACCCGTCGTTTTCTGTGGTTACTAAAAGGGGCGGTATTCCAAATACTAACTCCCTCAGAAAGCTTTCAAGTCTCTCCCTCAGCGTGTACTCCCTGAAGTGTACTTTAAATCCATCATCAGGCCTCACTCCATCTGGTGCTAAATCAGCAGTACTACCTGAAAACGGCTATTGAACTGTCACATTCGCTATTAATCAAGCCTCTAAAGAGGGCTGTAAATAAACAAAGTGTCACTCAGTGAAAGCAATACACAGCCATTACACAAGTCAATTTGTTCAGAAGTGCTTACAAacctacaacccccccccacccccctccacattGCTTTGACCTGTATTCCGATCCGAAACAACGTAACTGTTAACAGTGCTATCGTCGTTTCCCCCTCCGGTACAGCTGCTCGACCTGATGCACACTCTGCACACACGTGCAGCCAGCATCTACAGCTCCTGGGCGGAGGAACAGCGCCACCTGGGGGCGGCCGGCCGGAAGATCGAAGCTGACTCCCAGACCCTGTGGACCAGCTGCTGGTGCCCCCTGCTGCAAGGTCAGCCCCTCCGCCACAACCTGGCCCAcctcttcaaccctggtcctcggggggggggggggggggggggatgggccgGCGGTCCTGCATGTTTTCAATGTTTCCCTggcttcaacacacctgattcgaatgaatgggtcgttatcaggcttctgctgagctcgGTAACGACCGTTCATTTGAGACAGGTGTGCCGGCTCGAGGCCTGAAGGAGAAATCAAGTTGTTTTTGTGGAAAGCAAAAATACCTCTTAACAAAATAagcttttttttggggggggggggtgattttgTATCCTTCATTTGCTTGTAAGCATTTAGCTCCCAGGGTGTTCTAGGAGGAACGGTGTTGCCACGCCAATCTTGATAACAGCTGTGTCCTCAACGTGTTGAACCCTGTAGGTATTGCCTGGCTGTGCTGTGATGCCCGGAGGCAGGTCCGCATGCAGGCCCTCACCTACCTGCAGAGGGCGCTGTTGGTGCACGACCTGCAGACGTTAGACGCCACTGAGTGGGAATCCTGCTTCAACAAGGTGGCACCCCCTTCTCAACCAAAGGAGTCTGTTATCCTAGCCTTCCTTCTGTGGGGACGGTTGATAGAGAAagcggttgtgtgtgtgtgtgtcgctgcagGTGCTATTCCCCCTGCTCACCAAGCTGCTGGACAACATCAGCCCAGCGGAcgtgggggggatggaggagacgaGGATGAGGGCCTGCACCCTCCTCTCCAAGGTGCGGATCACTCGTCCACGTCACGGCCCTGCCGTCCGTCAGGGATTCCCTTTGCTTCCCCTGGCGATAGACCCGTCCCTTTCCTAATGGCCTATCGATCCGATTCTCATTTGTGTGTCCCGCGTCACGCAAAGAATCCCACACGCATTCGCTCGATACTCTTTGTAAAGACCTTCACAGAAGCAACCCACAACGCACGTCCTTGTCTATGGCACAGtatattgccccccccccccccccccccccccccacgtcacGTAACACGCCCATACCAACCCCggtctcctccccccaggtgttCCTGCAGCACCTGTCCCCACTGCTGTCTCTGCCCACCTTCGCTGCCCTCTGGCTCACCATCCTGGACTTCATGGACAAGTACATGCACGCTGGCTCCAGCGACCTGCTGGTGAGTCATGTGATTCCGATTACAGACGCTGTTAGATTTGGGGGGATGTCGGCGGGTTCAGTTTACGGATTTGTTGTACAGGCAGTTGTTTTGCTCTGGGTGTGCCTCCGCACGCCATCTTCATTCGTCGATTTTGTTTCGTTGCATGGAGTGCTCCGTAGAGCATAAACTCCCACGCACTTCTCTCTCACAGCAACATCATGAACGCCCTCTTCCATTACCGTCACCAGGTTTTCCCGTGAGAATGTATGTTTacttttttctccccccccccagttggAGGCAATCCCAGAGTCCCTGAAGAACATGCTGCTTGTGATGGACACAGCCGGCATCTTCCACTGCGCCGACTCCCGAACCGGCTACTCCGACCTCTGGGAGATCACCTGGGAGCGCATCGACTGCTTCCTGCCCCACCTCCGAGAAGAGCTCTTCAAACAGACCGTCATACCAGGTAATGGCAGGGACACCCTGTGCAGACACATCCAGCACTCAACCCAAAATAGCTGTCCGGGCTCTGAAACGGAGATGTAAATTGGTGTAAGGACCAGGGAATGGCAATTGGAGGAAGTGTCTACTTTCAAGGAAAATGCATCCCAAGAATAGGATGCTGTGTAGACCGTTCTCAGCAGGGAATGAACTGGATGAATCAAAGGACAGGAATGATGCAGCCAGACTATGCGGTCCTGGTGTGACGTTGATTTGCGGTGAAAAGGTTAAGCGATAGGGAACTAAGGGAAGCACCGAGGAGTATGACCATCAGAGATGGGAACCAAGTTAGTGGAGCGCCTTGCAGTAGAACTGCAATCTTCTGGTCCTGCCGCAACGCAAAATGATTTCCGACTGCATGTAAACATGGTTGTCATTGTAAATATCCCCACTATCGCCGTTCTCGCCGCTATAGGAAGAGTGTGAAGTTTGACACCCGTTCTCTCTGTGCGTCAGTAGAAGCGGTGCAGAGTGGTCCTGTGGAGCCTGCCCAGCCCCCCccggcctcccctcccccagcccaggcACCCTCCCCGGGCCCTGGACCCATGCCAGTGCCAGCTGCTCCAGCAGAGCCAAAGATCTCCAGTAGACCAGCGTCGCCCCAGGAGCAGCCACCACCCAGTGCCAATGGTAATGTCTTTATGGCAGGTAAATTACGAATTTTGGGGTCAAAGTTATATGTTTTACCAAGATGCAATTGTGGTTCAACTCGGTCATTTTCGCTGTGTCATCATTtttcctccccccttttctttttgtgtgtgttttttttcttttctttcaggaACAGACCGCACATCTCCGGTGCCCCCCTTGACTCCACCCATGCACTCCCCTCCCAAGATGCCCCATgcccacatctcctcccccatGAGCCAGTCCCCCCCGCCCATGAGCCAGTCCCCCCTCATCCTGCAGCCCCTGGGCTCGCCCCTCCAGGTGGGCGTGCCCCCCATGTCCCTCCCCATCATTCTGAACCCCGCCCTCATCGAGGCCACCTCCCCTGTGCCCTTGGTCCCCACCCCTCGGCCCACTGACCCAGCTGACATCTCCGAGGTCAAATAAAGCCGCACCTCCCCTCCGCCCTCTTCTAAAACCCATGGTTCTCCCCACTGCGCCCC of Hypomesus transpacificus isolate Combined female chromosome 11, fHypTra1, whole genome shotgun sequence contains these proteins:
- the gbf1 gene encoding Golgi-specific brefeldin A-resistance guanine nucleotide exchange factor 1 isoform X5, with protein sequence MVDKNIYIVQGEICTVVGAIKRNSRWNTHTPLDEEQDPLLNSFSHLKEILNSIKELSDVEPNVFLRPFLEVVRSEDTTGPITGLALTSVNKFLSYGLIDTDHEAAAEAIENMADAVTHARFVGTDPASDEVVLMKILQVLRTLLLTPVGAHLTNESVCEIMQSCFRICFEMRLSELLRKSAEHTLVDMVQLLFSRLPQFKEEAKSFVGTNMKKIPSCILDTQDLICAEQPRNTNQNGLERLKMRAGGMSESSKWKKQKRSPRPPRHMVRSSSGLMDPGQTTSLSNNNLSGGVPFIEQGSSSSGLPVSDSVASSMSSPTTTDSGLDTCSKATSREDLSDLDQGGSAPTTPGTEPRRMDAQCDEHQVQRAQSASVESIPEVLEDRDSATEPSDTASVHDMDYVNPRGVRFTQSSQRDGASLIPYGLPCLRELFRFLISLTNPHDRHNTDAMMHMGLQLLTVALEAAYIAPYQSLLVLVKDELCRHLFQLLSMDRMNLYAASLRACFLLFESMRGHLKFQLEMYLKKLMDIITSENMKMPYEMKEMALEALVQLWRIPSFVTELYINYDCDFYCSNLFEDLTKLLSKNAFPVSGQLYTTHLLSLEALLTVIDSTEVHCQAKVLNNASQQDQSETVLPEGDGTTNGSADTTADTSRPDGQSAAEILNTPACPPTSGHLMAEKMRLGRQDQEETNTAEKNVLQKPQRFSSGLPNSQELLDIKIKKKLLITGTEQFNQKPKKGVQFLQEKGLLSSPMDNNQVAQWLRENPRLDKKMIGEFISDRKNMELLDSFVNTFGFQGLRIDEALRLYLEAFRLPGEAPVIHRLLETFTDIWHKVNGSPFMTNDAGFALAYAVIMLNTDQHNNNVRKQNIPMTIEQFKKNLKGVNGSKDFDQDMLEDIYNAIKNEEIVMPDEQSGLVKENYVWSVLLHRGVTPEGVFLHVPAGSYDHDLFTMTWGPTIAALSYVFDKSLDDTIIQKAITGFRKCAMISAHYGFSDVFDNLIISLCKFTTLSSESVENLPTVFGSNGKAQVAAKTVFHLAHRHGDILREGWKNIMDSMLQLFRAELLPKAMVEVEDFVEPNGKISLQREETPSNRGESAVLSFVNWLTLSGAEQSGLRGPSTENQEAKQAAMLCIKQCDPEKLVTESKFLQLESLHELMKALISVTPDEETYDEEDAAFCLEMLLRIVLENRDRVSCVWQTVRDHLCHLCVHATESCFLVERAVVGLLRLAIRLLRREDISSQVLLSLRLLLMMKPHVLSRVSREVAYGLHELLKTNAANIHCTEHWYTLFSLLECIGAGIKPPASFQMASANPDPDTGAQSDSELSSHHPSEVSLDRGYTSDSEVYTEHGKSRMPRSITDVDVASSGWLVVGKDDLERPALAAAVSSKPLNHPLVNQYSLTLGQDMGQHDTKSLIKCVESLSFVVRDAAHVTPENFELCVKAIRVFVEASLNGGFRSHDKKKSHKYDSSKSRLRKKAGGGGREKEAATRRARPSSQRLSRTHSDEEEDEGVPASYHTVSLQVSQDLLDLMHTLHTRAASIYSSWAEEQRHLGAAGRKIEADSQTLWTSCWCPLLQGIAWLCCDARRQVRMQALTYLQRALLVHDLQTLDATEWESCFNKVLFPLLTKLLDNISPADVGGMEETRMRACTLLSKVFLQHLSPLLSLPTFAALWLTILDFMDKYMHAGSSDLLLEAIPESLKNMLLVMDTAGIFHCADSRTGYSDLWEITWERIDCFLPHLREELFKQTVIPEAVQSGPVEPAQPPPASPPPAQAPSPGPGPMPVPAAPAEPKISSRPASPQEQPPPSANGTDRTSPVPPLTPPMHSPPKMPHAHISSPMSQSPPPMSQSPLILQPLGSPLQVGVPPMSLPIILNPALIEATSPVPLVPTPRPTDPADISEVK